The sequence CAATTTATGTGCGACATGAAGTTGTACATAATCGATTTGTAGTTGAAGGGCTTAAACAGCGCGGAGCTATCTTCGTTGAAGAGATCCATGAAGTTCCAGATGACAACATTGTTATTTTTTCCGCCCATGGTGTATCGCAAGCTGTACGAGAAGAGGCTAAGTCTCGCGCTTTGACCGTCTTTGATGCTACCTGCCCACTAGTGACTAAAGTGCATATGGAAGTTGCTAGAGCGAGTAAAAGAGATATGGAGGTTGTGCTTATCGGCCATGCTGGTCACCCAGAGGTTGAAGGAACAATGGGACAGTATTCAAGCAATAACGGTGGAATGTACCTCGTTGAAAGACCTGATGACGTTGATAAACTCGTGGTAAAAAATCCGGGCAGTCTACATTATGTCAGTCAAACAACATTATCGGTCGATGAAACAGCCAGTGTTATAAAACGATTGCGAGAGGTTTTTCCTGAAATACAAGGGCCTCGAAAAGATGATATTTGTTATGCGACACAAAATCGACAAG is a genomic window of Vibrio algarum containing:
- the ispH gene encoding 4-hydroxy-3-methylbut-2-enyl diphosphate reductase encodes the protein MKVLLANPRGFCAGVDRAISIVERALDLYQSPIYVRHEVVHNRFVVEGLKQRGAIFVEEIHEVPDDNIVIFSAHGVSQAVREEAKSRALTVFDATCPLVTKVHMEVARASKRDMEVVLIGHAGHPEVEGTMGQYSSNNGGMYLVERPDDVDKLVVKNPGSLHYVSQTTLSVDETASVIKRLREVFPEIQGPRKDDICYATQNRQDAVRGLSLEVDALIVVGSKNSSNSTRLKELAEKLGTKGYLTDSPDDIKAEWFENVSKVGVTAGASAPEELVDQILNKIQELGAKEVEEIQGREENMFFEVPKELQIKNIT